In a single window of the Pontibacter russatus genome:
- a CDS encoding DEAD/DEAH box helicase: MKVAEPKSGHQRVRGVAGSGKTQALAFRAGKLASNNLNVLIISFNITLWHYIKDMIARSPFSFKWDRITFAHFHGFCKDKLNEFGRKWPVSPRRNQFTSQEEYEDALELFFKVTVPEAVVDAIGANSYAKYDAILVDEGQDYHYEWYKLLNEKFLTSRDEFLVVCDKKQNIYDRELDWVDKRVNRIGLEKFKDPYVDLTSSYRMPQRVAEMSNEFSEIFELNQELKVSKIEGGAVLFHSQHIIWLNIDETQWLEFIYNSFLRLKRESYNPSDMVILLPNHKYGMECVKFFMGKNIEVNHVFEDDSEATYHPHKKAFWMGDSRLKMSTIHSFKGWELLNIVLYIPENSPDSNKKLDAIVYTAITRTRENLIVFNANKRYAKFGTKFPKKWHEQIV; encoded by the coding sequence TTGAAAGTAGCGGAACCTAAATCAGGACACCAAAGGGTTAGGGGAGTAGCAGGCAGTGGTAAAACTCAGGCCTTGGCATTTAGAGCAGGAAAGTTAGCTTCCAATAATCTAAATGTTTTAATCATTTCTTTCAATATAACACTTTGGCATTATATAAAAGACATGATAGCGCGTTCTCCCTTTAGTTTCAAATGGGATAGAATTACGTTTGCCCATTTTCACGGCTTTTGTAAAGATAAGTTGAATGAGTTCGGGAGAAAATGGCCCGTTTCACCGAGACGCAATCAATTTACATCTCAAGAAGAATATGAAGATGCCTTGGAGCTCTTTTTCAAGGTAACTGTTCCAGAGGCAGTTGTGGATGCAATTGGTGCTAACAGCTATGCAAAGTATGATGCGATTTTAGTTGACGAAGGGCAAGACTATCATTATGAATGGTATAAGCTATTGAATGAGAAGTTTTTAACTTCTCGAGATGAATTTCTTGTAGTTTGTGACAAGAAGCAAAATATTTATGACAGAGAACTTGATTGGGTTGATAAGCGGGTTAATAGGATTGGGCTTGAAAAGTTCAAAGACCCTTATGTTGATTTAACTTCATCTTACCGTATGCCGCAGAGAGTAGCTGAAATGTCTAACGAGTTCAGCGAAATTTTCGAATTAAACCAAGAATTAAAAGTTTCTAAAATTGAAGGTGGTGCCGTGCTATTTCATTCGCAGCATATAATTTGGCTTAACATAGATGAAACTCAATGGTTAGAATTTATTTATAATTCATTTTTAAGGCTTAAAAGAGAATCATACAATCCTTCAGACATGGTAATTCTTCTACCTAATCATAAATATGGAATGGAGTGTGTCAAATTCTTTATGGGAAAGAATATAGAAGTAAACCATGTATTTGAAGATGACTCGGAGGCAACTTATCATCCACACAAGAAAGCCTTTTGGATGGGAGACAGCCGCTTAAAAATGTCTACAATACACAGCTTCAAAGGTTGGGAGTTATTAAATATAGTGTTATATATACCAGAAAATTCACCAGATAGTAACAAGAAACTTGACGCTATTGTCTATACAGCTATCACCAGAACAAGAGAAAACCTAATAGTTTTCAATGCCAACAAAAGATATGCAAAGTTTGGAACAAAATTTCCCAAAAAGTGGCATGAACAAATTGTTTAA